One part of the Anaeromyxobacter sp. Fw109-5 genome encodes these proteins:
- the cheB gene encoding chemotaxis-specific protein-glutamate methyltransferase CheB, which produces MTGPIRVLVVEDSLTVRKRLVEVISADPELRVVGEAEDGRRGIELCQRLRPDVVTLDMMMPVMTGVAAAEYIMAYCPTPILVVSASTNRGELFRTYDALAAGAIDVLDKPFGSEPDGVWEERLRSTLKLISHIKVITHPRGRLGAMRPLPLPGREAAARTSLVAIGGSTGSPAAVVEILRRVPADYPHPILLVVHINEPFGTAFAEWLDGLSPVRVRYARDGERLSERGRGTVLMAPPGRHLTVERGALRLSDGPERHSCKPSVDVLFESVARDCGADALACLLTGMGRDGAQGLLAIRQAGGATIAQDEATSVVFGMPREAILLGAAERVLPVHEIGAAIAARAGSAGRPP; this is translated from the coding sequence GTGACCGGACCGATCCGCGTGCTGGTGGTGGAGGACTCGCTGACGGTGCGGAAGCGCCTCGTGGAGGTGATCTCCGCGGATCCCGAGCTCCGGGTGGTGGGCGAGGCGGAGGACGGGCGGCGAGGCATCGAGCTGTGCCAGCGCCTGCGGCCGGACGTCGTGACCCTCGACATGATGATGCCGGTGATGACCGGGGTGGCCGCCGCCGAGTACATCATGGCGTACTGCCCGACGCCCATCCTGGTCGTGTCGGCCTCGACGAACCGCGGCGAGCTCTTCCGGACCTACGACGCCCTCGCCGCGGGCGCCATCGACGTGCTCGACAAGCCGTTCGGCTCCGAGCCCGACGGCGTCTGGGAGGAGCGCCTCCGCAGCACGCTGAAGCTCATCTCGCACATCAAGGTCATCACCCACCCCCGCGGCAGGCTCGGCGCCATGCGACCGTTGCCGCTGCCCGGGCGCGAGGCGGCGGCCCGCACGAGCCTCGTCGCCATCGGCGGCTCCACCGGCTCGCCCGCGGCGGTCGTCGAGATCCTGCGGCGCGTGCCGGCGGATTACCCGCACCCCATCCTGCTCGTCGTCCACATCAACGAGCCGTTCGGCACCGCGTTCGCGGAGTGGCTGGACGGGCTCTCCCCGGTCCGCGTCCGGTACGCTCGCGACGGCGAGCGGCTCTCCGAGCGCGGCCGCGGGACGGTGCTCATGGCGCCGCCGGGCCGTCACCTCACCGTGGAGCGCGGCGCGCTCCGCCTGTCCGACGGGCCCGAGCGGCACAGCTGCAAGCCATCCGTGGACGTGCTGTTCGAGTCGGTGGCCCGCGACTGCGGGGCCGACGCGCTCGCCTGCCTGCTCACCGGGATGGGGCGGGACGGCGCGCAGGGGCTCCTCGCGATCCGGCAGGCGGGCGGCGCCACGATCGCCCAGGACGAGGCGACGTCGGTGGTGTTCGGCATGCCCCGCGAGGCGATCCTCCTGGGCGCGGCGGAGCGGGTCCTCCCGGTCCATGAGATCGGGGCGGCGATCGCCGCGCGCGCCGGCTCGGCGGGGAGGCCGCCATGA